Proteins encoded by one window of Chondromyces crocatus:
- a CDS encoding pyridoxal phosphate-dependent aminotransferase codes for MSHAPSSPPHLPSSAKGSISAFRKVPRTGVIYVTTEASRLGFRPGVEDGEDGWCNLGQGQPETGPLPGSPPRCEAVSIAGDDQEYAPVAGLWELREAIADFYNRTYRRGMPSQYSAENVAVSGGGRAALTRAAASLGQINLGHFLPDYTAYEELLDIFRLFSPIPIVLEGERGYSFSVGDLRREILNRGLSALLLSNPCNPTGKHVRGEELAAWVHTARELDCTLLMDEFYSHYVYGLGDEAPMESAARYVEDVDHDPVVIFDGLTKNWRYPGWRVTWTVGPREVIEAVASAGSFLDGGGSKPMQRAAAQLLDAEPTLAETHAIHRSFSHKREILLNGLRKLGVTIDVEPEGTFYVWGSVANLPEGLNDGHSFFRAALGQRVIVVPGEFFDVNPGKRRANRPSRFRHHVRFSFGPSEEVLVRALARLTRMVSDYRR; via the coding sequence ATGAGTCACGCGCCTTCGAGTCCCCCTCACCTGCCCTCCAGCGCGAAGGGGTCCATCAGCGCCTTTCGCAAGGTCCCCAGGACGGGGGTGATCTATGTGACCACCGAGGCCTCACGGCTGGGGTTCCGCCCCGGCGTCGAGGACGGCGAGGATGGGTGGTGCAACCTGGGGCAAGGACAGCCCGAGACAGGCCCTCTGCCCGGCTCACCGCCGCGCTGCGAGGCCGTGAGCATCGCCGGTGACGACCAGGAGTACGCACCCGTCGCAGGCCTGTGGGAGCTGCGGGAAGCGATCGCCGACTTCTACAACCGGACGTACCGGCGTGGCATGCCGTCCCAGTATTCGGCCGAGAACGTGGCCGTCTCCGGCGGTGGTCGCGCAGCGCTCACCAGGGCCGCGGCGTCCCTCGGGCAGATCAACCTGGGGCACTTCCTGCCCGACTATACGGCCTACGAAGAGCTGCTCGACATCTTCCGTCTCTTCTCTCCCATCCCCATCGTCCTCGAGGGCGAGCGTGGCTACAGCTTCTCGGTCGGCGACCTAAGGCGTGAAATCCTCAACCGCGGACTGAGCGCGCTGTTGCTCTCGAACCCCTGCAATCCCACGGGCAAGCACGTCCGCGGCGAGGAACTCGCGGCCTGGGTCCACACCGCGCGAGAACTCGACTGCACGCTCCTCATGGACGAGTTCTACTCGCACTACGTCTACGGACTGGGCGACGAGGCGCCGATGGAGAGCGCCGCCCGCTACGTGGAGGACGTCGATCACGATCCCGTCGTCATCTTCGACGGGCTCACCAAGAACTGGCGCTACCCGGGCTGGCGCGTCACGTGGACGGTGGGTCCCCGTGAGGTCATCGAGGCCGTCGCCAGCGCTGGCAGCTTCCTCGATGGTGGCGGCTCGAAGCCCATGCAGCGGGCCGCGGCACAGCTCCTCGACGCCGAGCCCACCCTGGCCGAGACCCACGCCATCCACCGCTCCTTCTCGCACAAGCGAGAGATCCTCCTGAACGGCCTCCGCAAGCTGGGCGTCACCATCGACGTCGAACCCGAGGGGACGTTCTACGTCTGGGGCTCGGTGGCCAACCTGCCCGAAGGCCTCAACGACGGCCACTCGTTCTTCCGCGCAGCGCTCGGCCAGCGCGTCATCGTGGTCCCTGGAGAGTTCTTCGACGTGAACCCAGGAAAGCGCCGCGCCAACCGCCCGAGCCGCTTCCGACACCACGTCCGGTTCTCGTTCGGCCCCAGCGAAGAGGTCCTCGTGCGTGCGCTCGCGCGGCTCACCCGCATGGTGAGCGACTACCGCAGGTAG
- a CDS encoding isoaspartyl peptidase/L-asparaginase family protein, translated as MVISPVHGLGDDGGRFYVLVHGGAGHVVEARRQLHVDGCLRAARAAAAVLAGGGNALDAVEHAVRTLEDDPLFNAGTGACLNEAGRVEHDASIMEGRGLRAGGVCALSGFQNPVSIARAALEDGRHVLYAAEGAARFASERGFSSVDGEALITDAAREALASVRAGKGTTSWAGGTVGAVARDASGLCAAATSTGGTIDKRLGRVGDSPLIGAGTYADDEAGAVSTTGQGEAMIRLGVARSVVERMRAGALAEVAAQVEIERVRGRLQATGGVIAVDARGRWGLARSTSTMSWAVAGERGERAGF; from the coding sequence ATGGTGATCTCCCCCGTTCATGGTCTGGGCGACGACGGCGGGCGGTTCTACGTCCTCGTTCACGGCGGCGCAGGCCATGTCGTCGAGGCGCGACGTCAGCTCCATGTCGACGGGTGCCTGCGCGCGGCCCGCGCGGCCGCAGCGGTGCTCGCTGGCGGGGGAAACGCGCTCGACGCGGTGGAGCACGCCGTGCGGACGCTCGAGGACGATCCCCTCTTCAACGCAGGGACCGGCGCTTGCCTGAACGAAGCGGGGCGCGTCGAGCACGATGCGTCCATCATGGAGGGGCGTGGGTTGCGCGCTGGAGGCGTGTGCGCGCTCTCGGGGTTCCAGAACCCGGTGTCCATCGCGCGCGCGGCGCTGGAGGATGGCCGCCACGTGCTCTACGCGGCGGAGGGGGCGGCGCGGTTCGCCTCGGAGCGAGGGTTCTCGTCGGTGGACGGAGAGGCCTTGATCACTGACGCGGCGCGTGAGGCCCTTGCCTCGGTCCGGGCGGGGAAGGGGACCACGTCGTGGGCGGGGGGGACGGTCGGGGCGGTGGCGCGTGACGCGTCGGGTCTGTGCGCGGCCGCGACGAGCACGGGGGGGACGATCGACAAACGGCTCGGGCGGGTCGGAGACTCTCCGCTCATCGGGGCTGGCACCTACGCGGATGACGAGGCGGGCGCCGTGTCAACGACGGGTCAGGGGGAGGCGATGATCCGGCTGGGGGTCGCGCGCTCTGTGGTGGAGCGGATGCGCGCTGGCGCGCTGGCCGAGGTCGCCGCTCAGGTCGAGATCGAGCGCGTGCGTGGTCGGCTCCAGGCGACCGGGGGCGTGATCGCCGTCGATGCGCGGGGGCGCTGGGGGCTCGCTCGCTCGACGTCCACGATGTCCTGGGCCGTCGCGGGAGAGCGGGGAGAGCGCGCCGGCTTTTGA
- a CDS encoding STAS domain-containing protein produces the protein MGGIDGASAGRSEDGSREGVPRELTISIETSLAGLMAGMQRMVGTERFNICLQSGGRESVAADWQILTSRPSFEEGFAELARIAGRAGWGRWELVALDRDRKEARFRVAGSWESVYQQALGVTWGASFLAGKLAGLCSYLFDADCWAEQTAYEVAGDPYDEFIVRLSNGTTEREVEDLLRSDVATRADLAVALETLRHEVEERRQTEQDLRDKLEVIRRQDEAIQALSTPVLQLWDGVLALPLIGAIDGRRAAAVTERLLGEIVRTASRFALLDLTGVDIVDTSTADHLLRVVRAVQLLGARAVITGINPAVAQTLTSLGVDLSALTTQQNLQEGLRYCIQESAPARGAKSPPRRPGP, from the coding sequence ATGGGAGGTATCGACGGAGCGAGCGCCGGGCGGAGCGAGGACGGCTCTCGAGAGGGCGTGCCGCGCGAGCTGACGATCTCGATCGAGACCTCCTTGGCAGGGCTGATGGCCGGCATGCAGCGCATGGTCGGCACCGAGCGGTTCAACATCTGCCTCCAGAGCGGAGGACGCGAGAGCGTCGCGGCGGACTGGCAGATCCTCACCTCCAGGCCGTCCTTCGAAGAGGGGTTTGCGGAGCTCGCCAGGATCGCTGGGCGCGCCGGCTGGGGTCGCTGGGAGCTGGTCGCGCTGGATCGCGACAGGAAAGAGGCTCGCTTCCGCGTCGCTGGCTCCTGGGAGTCCGTCTACCAGCAGGCGCTGGGGGTGACCTGGGGGGCGAGCTTCCTGGCAGGGAAGCTCGCCGGTCTCTGTAGCTACCTCTTCGATGCGGACTGCTGGGCCGAGCAGACGGCGTACGAGGTGGCGGGTGATCCGTACGACGAGTTCATCGTGCGCCTGTCGAACGGGACCACCGAGCGGGAGGTCGAGGATCTCCTGCGCTCCGACGTCGCCACCCGCGCCGATCTCGCCGTCGCTTTGGAGACCCTCCGCCACGAGGTCGAGGAGCGCCGCCAGACCGAGCAGGATCTCCGCGACAAGCTCGAGGTCATCCGGCGCCAGGACGAGGCCATCCAGGCCCTCTCGACGCCCGTCCTCCAGCTCTGGGACGGTGTCCTCGCGCTTCCCCTCATCGGCGCCATCGACGGGCGACGCGCGGCCGCGGTCACCGAGCGCCTCCTCGGCGAGATCGTGAGGACGGCATCCCGCTTCGCCCTGCTCGATCTCACCGGCGTCGACATCGTCGACACCTCCACCGCCGACCACCTCCTGCGGGTCGTCCGCGCCGTCCAGCTCCTCGGCGCGCGCGCGGTGATCACCGGCATCAACCCGGCCGTCGCCCAGACGTTGACCTCGCTCGGCGTCGACCTCTCGGCCCTGACCACCCAGCAGAACTTGCAGGAGGGGCTCCGGTACTGCATTCAGGAGTCAGCACCCGCTCGCGGCGCCAAGTCCCCACCTCGCCGTCCGGGCCCCTGA
- a CDS encoding DEAD/DEAH box helicase yields MDNQLGPLEARITPTIDPTPDELLNGFLEYITERELELYPAQEEAILELFAGKNVILNTPTGSGKSLVATALHYKALCENRRSFYTCPIKALVSEKFFALCKDFGASNVGMMTGDASVNRDAPILCCTAEILANIALREGEKAPVDYVIMDEFHYYSDRERGVAWQIPLLTLPKATFLLMSATLGNVDFFQEKLSELTGIETAIVRSSQRPVPLDYEYRETALHETVAHLIKTGRAPIYIVNFTQRAAAEEAQNLMSQDFCTKEEKRAINAALAGVKFASPYGREVQRFLRHGIGLHHAGLLPRYRLLVEKLAQQGHLRIISGTDTLGVGVNIPIRTVLFTRLCKFDGEKTAILSVRDFQQISGRAGRKGFDDHGTVVAQAPEHVIENLRMEIKAGNDPAKRRKIVRRKPPERGYVHWDRQTFERLVASQPEPLVSRFQVSHGMLLNVLGRKEGGCQAMKKLVRSSHERPAVRRQIGKTAMQLLRSLWEAGIVELVPMWDSRAKKLEVSSGLQEEFSLHQALSLYVLETVDKLDRELGTYPLDVLTLVESTLENPEAILQRQLDKVKQLKLAELKAEGVEYEQRIEALEKLEYPKPNREFIYLTFDDFGRRHPWVGQENIRPKGIAREMYEKYMSFADFIKEYGLERVEGLLLRYLSDVYKGLVQTVPDYAKNDDVDEMIAYFRALVRGVDSSLLDEWERLRAGGAPRVIEAARGVTEPEAFDITRDERAFTVLLRNELFFFLRALASRDYEVAAEMVEGEGEPWTAARLEATLQAYYAEHTAIRTDPVARRPQNTLIERSDDGTIWNVKQIVVDPEDDQDWMLDCLVDLGRSRDAGRPVIVLRQIKS; encoded by the coding sequence ATGGACAACCAGCTCGGACCGCTCGAAGCCCGCATCACCCCCACCATCGACCCGACGCCCGACGAGCTGCTGAACGGCTTCCTCGAGTACATCACCGAGCGCGAGCTCGAGCTCTACCCGGCCCAGGAAGAGGCCATCCTCGAGCTGTTCGCGGGCAAGAACGTCATCCTCAACACCCCGACCGGTTCGGGGAAGTCGCTGGTCGCGACCGCCCTCCACTACAAGGCCCTCTGCGAGAACCGGCGCTCGTTCTACACCTGCCCGATCAAGGCGCTGGTCAGCGAGAAGTTCTTCGCGCTCTGCAAGGATTTCGGCGCGAGCAACGTCGGCATGATGACGGGTGACGCCTCCGTCAACCGCGACGCGCCCATCCTCTGCTGCACCGCGGAGATCCTGGCGAACATCGCGCTCCGGGAGGGGGAGAAAGCGCCCGTGGACTACGTCATCATGGACGAGTTCCACTACTACTCCGACCGCGAGCGAGGTGTCGCCTGGCAGATCCCCCTCCTCACCCTGCCCAAGGCGACCTTCCTCCTGATGAGCGCGACGCTCGGAAACGTCGACTTCTTCCAGGAGAAGCTCTCCGAGCTGACCGGCATCGAGACGGCGATCGTCCGCTCCAGCCAGCGCCCGGTCCCGCTCGACTACGAGTACCGCGAGACGGCGCTCCACGAGACCGTGGCGCACCTCATCAAGACGGGCCGAGCCCCCATCTACATCGTCAACTTCACCCAGCGCGCCGCGGCCGAAGAGGCCCAGAACCTGATGAGCCAGGATTTCTGCACCAAGGAGGAGAAGCGCGCCATCAACGCTGCCCTCGCCGGCGTCAAGTTCGCGAGCCCCTATGGCCGAGAGGTACAGCGCTTCCTGCGTCACGGCATCGGCCTCCACCACGCCGGGCTCCTCCCGCGTTACCGGTTGCTCGTCGAGAAGCTCGCCCAGCAGGGCCACCTGCGGATCATCAGCGGCACGGACACCCTCGGCGTCGGGGTGAACATCCCCATCCGCACCGTGCTCTTCACGCGCCTCTGCAAGTTCGATGGCGAGAAGACGGCGATCCTCAGTGTCCGTGACTTCCAGCAGATCTCCGGCCGCGCAGGCCGCAAGGGGTTCGACGATCACGGCACGGTCGTCGCCCAGGCACCGGAGCACGTGATCGAGAACCTCCGCATGGAGATCAAGGCCGGCAACGACCCGGCGAAGCGCCGCAAGATCGTCCGACGCAAGCCGCCCGAGCGGGGTTACGTCCACTGGGATCGCCAGACGTTCGAGCGCCTCGTCGCCTCTCAGCCGGAGCCGCTCGTCTCTCGCTTCCAGGTCTCACACGGCATGCTGCTCAACGTCCTCGGGCGCAAAGAGGGTGGCTGCCAGGCCATGAAGAAGCTCGTGCGCTCTTCGCACGAGCGTCCCGCGGTGCGCCGCCAGATCGGCAAGACCGCCATGCAGCTCCTGCGCTCCCTGTGGGAGGCGGGCATCGTCGAGCTCGTGCCCATGTGGGACTCCCGCGCGAAGAAGCTCGAGGTCAGCTCCGGCCTTCAGGAGGAGTTCTCGCTCCACCAGGCGCTCTCGCTTTACGTCCTCGAAACCGTCGACAAGCTCGATCGCGAGCTGGGCACGTACCCCCTCGACGTTCTCACGCTCGTCGAGTCCACCCTCGAGAATCCCGAGGCGATCCTCCAGCGCCAGCTCGACAAGGTGAAGCAGCTCAAGCTCGCCGAGCTCAAGGCCGAGGGGGTCGAGTACGAGCAGCGCATCGAGGCGCTCGAGAAGCTCGAATACCCCAAGCCCAACCGCGAATTCATCTACCTCACCTTCGACGACTTCGGGCGGCGTCACCCCTGGGTGGGCCAGGAGAACATCCGCCCCAAGGGCATCGCCCGGGAGATGTACGAGAAGTACATGTCCTTCGCCGACTTCATCAAGGAGTACGGCCTGGAGCGCGTCGAAGGGCTGCTCCTGCGCTACCTCTCCGACGTCTACAAGGGCCTCGTCCAGACCGTCCCCGACTACGCCAAGAACGACGACGTCGACGAGATGATCGCCTACTTCCGCGCCCTCGTGCGCGGCGTCGACTCCAGCCTCCTCGACGAGTGGGAGCGCCTCCGCGCCGGCGGCGCGCCGCGGGTCATCGAGGCGGCGCGTGGCGTCACCGAGCCGGAAGCGTTCGACATCACCCGCGACGAGCGCGCGTTCACCGTCCTCCTCCGGAACGAGCTGTTCTTCTTCCTGCGCGCCCTCGCTTCCAGGGATTACGAGGTCGCCGCCGAGATGGTCGAGGGGGAGGGGGAGCCCTGGACCGCCGCCCGCCTCGAAGCGACCTTGCAGGCGTACTACGCCGAGCACACGGCCATCCGCACCGACCCCGTCGCGCGTCGCCCCCAGAACACCCTGATCGAGCGCTCGGACGACGGCACGATCTGGAACGTGAAGCAGATCGTCGTCGACCCCGAGGACGATCAGGACTGGATGCTCGACTGCCTCGTCGACCTGGGGCGCTCGCGGGATGCAGGTCGCCCCGTCATCGTCCTCCGGCAGATCAAGAGCTGA
- a CDS encoding YkgJ family cysteine cluster protein, translated as MSTAPPTPRARLGELFAKVDGFFDRAARLHGPQITCQAGCDDCCRRRFTVTSLEASALAEAAASLPASRRAELAARALGGDPGVCPALDEGGQCAVYEARPLICRTHGLPLRFTPPKGTRALPVLDACPRNFTGQALDSLEPSTILDQTTLSTILGALDAAHADAEGRPRGERVAIADVLSAAATS; from the coding sequence ATGTCCACCGCGCCGCCCACCCCGCGAGCGCGCCTCGGCGAGCTGTTCGCCAAGGTCGATGGCTTCTTCGATCGCGCTGCGCGCCTGCACGGCCCGCAGATCACCTGCCAGGCCGGATGCGACGACTGCTGCCGACGTCGCTTCACCGTGACCTCCCTCGAGGCCTCCGCGCTCGCCGAGGCAGCAGCGTCGCTTCCAGCCTCCCGCCGCGCGGAGCTCGCGGCCCGGGCGCTCGGAGGCGATCCCGGCGTCTGTCCGGCCCTCGACGAGGGCGGCCAGTGCGCCGTCTACGAGGCCCGCCCGCTCATCTGTCGGACGCACGGTCTCCCCCTCCGGTTCACCCCTCCGAAAGGCACCCGCGCGCTCCCCGTGCTCGACGCATGCCCCAGGAACTTCACGGGCCAGGCGCTGGACTCGCTCGAGCCCAGCACCATCCTCGATCAGACCACCCTCTCCACCATCCTCGGCGCCCTCGACGCCGCCCATGCCGACGCCGAGGGCCGCCCCCGTGGAGAGCGCGTCGCCATCGCCGACGTGCTCTCCGCAGCCGCTACTTCGTAG
- a CDS encoding OPT family oligopeptide transporter, with the protein MSSAAPESTSAEVLDRAPVSEAPPSHAEHEPYIPASQSPRELTLRAIVLGAVLGVIFAASSVYLALKVGLTVSASIPIAVLSITIFRAFGRATILENNIVQTTGSAGESLAAGIAFTMPAFLLMGYAMEGMKVVAIALLGGLLGVLMMIPLRHGLIVEEHKNLTYPEGTACADVLIVGETGGTNAKTVLGGFGLGFVYKLLGDPAKLFQMNPDYRFSSFRGASFGGELTPEMLGVGYIIGPRTASTMMAGGVLAYLILIPLIAFFGEGLGTPIFPATTLIREMTPNEIRSRYVLYIGAGAVATGGFVSLGRAMPTILKAFKSGIRNFRVGGKASTASVPRTAQDLPFSVVIYGSLGLLGLIWLAPMLDIQLVPAILIMLFGFFFVTVSSRITGEIGSSSNPISGMTVATLLITCLLFLAMGWVGVEHRAAALTTAAIVCVAASNGGTTSQDLKTGFLVGATPRRQQIALLVGVVTSALFIGWTLLFLNKAYTTVVAENYEAPLPPAAITAEMMTAPDGQSYRVGYMADSGGAVPQGKYLVDEGGKIAFVVDPGIGGRAPHVPEKLDAPRPVPVGAVAKGTQLGPDRQEYRVIEVESGGSLEKGRYLVSGEEAVYKLRDVQKLDAPKASLFALIIDGILTRKLPWSLVLIGVMLAVMMELCGVASLPFAVGVYLPLSTSVPIFVGGLVRWLVDRQRRAGKEASAEEEFSPGTLLSSGYIAGGAIAGLVAATVAGFGMERQFDLGSRLGDITSSNLSGIIAFGLIVVALYMVGTKAQDAVGGGGGGAPGGTSPEGAAATK; encoded by the coding sequence ATGTCGTCCGCCGCTCCCGAGTCCACCTCCGCAGAGGTCCTCGATCGCGCGCCTGTCTCCGAGGCGCCTCCATCCCACGCCGAGCACGAACCCTACATCCCGGCCTCGCAGAGCCCGCGGGAGCTCACGCTGCGCGCCATCGTGCTCGGCGCGGTGCTCGGGGTCATCTTCGCCGCGTCCTCCGTCTACCTCGCCCTCAAGGTCGGCCTCACCGTCTCCGCCTCGATCCCCATCGCCGTCCTCTCGATCACGATCTTCAGGGCATTCGGTCGGGCCACCATCCTCGAGAACAACATCGTCCAGACGACGGGATCGGCAGGTGAGTCGCTCGCCGCAGGCATCGCCTTCACGATGCCGGCATTCTTGCTCATGGGCTACGCGATGGAGGGGATGAAGGTCGTCGCCATCGCCCTCCTCGGCGGACTCCTCGGCGTCCTGATGATGATCCCGCTCCGCCACGGGTTGATCGTGGAGGAGCACAAGAACCTCACGTATCCCGAGGGAACAGCGTGCGCCGACGTGCTCATCGTCGGCGAGACGGGCGGCACCAACGCCAAGACGGTGCTCGGGGGGTTCGGTCTGGGCTTCGTGTACAAGCTGCTCGGCGACCCAGCGAAGCTCTTCCAGATGAACCCGGATTACCGCTTCTCGAGCTTCCGGGGAGCGAGCTTCGGAGGCGAGCTGACGCCGGAAATGCTGGGCGTGGGCTACATCATCGGGCCGCGCACCGCCTCGACGATGATGGCCGGTGGCGTGCTCGCCTACCTCATCTTGATCCCGCTCATCGCGTTCTTCGGCGAGGGCCTGGGTACGCCCATCTTCCCCGCGACCACGCTCATCCGGGAGATGACGCCGAACGAGATCAGGTCGCGCTACGTGCTCTACATCGGCGCTGGCGCAGTTGCGACCGGCGGGTTCGTCAGCCTCGGGCGCGCCATGCCCACCATCTTGAAGGCCTTCAAGAGCGGGATCCGTAACTTCCGCGTGGGTGGCAAGGCGTCCACGGCGTCCGTCCCGCGCACGGCGCAAGATCTGCCGTTCAGCGTGGTGATCTACGGCTCGCTGGGCCTGCTGGGGCTGATCTGGCTGGCGCCGATGCTGGACATCCAGCTCGTGCCGGCGATCCTGATCATGCTGTTCGGCTTCTTCTTCGTGACGGTGTCATCGCGCATCACGGGCGAGATCGGTTCCTCGTCGAACCCGATCTCGGGGATGACGGTCGCCACGTTGCTCATCACCTGCTTGCTCTTCCTGGCGATGGGCTGGGTCGGCGTGGAGCACCGCGCCGCTGCGCTGACGACGGCGGCGATCGTGTGCGTTGCCGCGTCGAACGGAGGGACGACGAGCCAGGATCTGAAGACCGGCTTCCTGGTGGGGGCGACACCGAGGCGTCAGCAGATCGCGCTGCTGGTCGGCGTGGTGACGAGCGCGCTGTTCATCGGCTGGACGCTGCTGTTCCTGAACAAGGCGTACACCACGGTGGTGGCGGAGAACTACGAAGCACCGCTGCCACCCGCCGCGATCACCGCGGAGATGATGACGGCCCCCGATGGTCAGTCGTACCGCGTGGGGTACATGGCCGACTCGGGAGGCGCGGTGCCGCAAGGCAAGTACCTCGTCGACGAGGGAGGAAAGATCGCGTTCGTGGTCGACCCGGGCATCGGCGGTCGGGCGCCCCATGTCCCCGAGAAGCTCGATGCGCCGCGTCCGGTCCCGGTGGGGGCGGTGGCCAAGGGGACCCAGCTCGGTCCGGACCGGCAGGAGTACCGGGTCATCGAGGTCGAGAGCGGAGGGAGCCTGGAGAAGGGGCGCTACCTCGTGTCGGGCGAGGAGGCCGTCTACAAGCTGCGTGACGTCCAGAAGCTGGATGCGCCGAAGGCGAGCCTGTTCGCGCTGATCATCGACGGCATCCTGACGCGCAAGCTGCCGTGGAGCCTGGTGCTGATCGGGGTGATGCTGGCGGTGATGATGGAGCTCTGCGGGGTGGCGTCGCTGCCGTTCGCGGTGGGTGTGTACTTGCCGCTGTCGACGTCCGTCCCGATCTTCGTCGGCGGGCTGGTGCGGTGGCTGGTGGACAGGCAGCGGCGTGCAGGGAAGGAAGCTTCCGCCGAGGAGGAGTTCAGCCCCGGGACGTTGCTGTCGTCCGGCTACATCGCCGGAGGGGCCATCGCGGGCCTCGTGGCGGCGACGGTGGCCGGCTTCGGGATGGAGCGGCAGTTCGATCTCGGCTCGCGGCTCGGTGACATCACGTCGAGCAACCTGTCCGGGATCATCGCCTTCGGACTCATCGTGGTGGCGCTCTACATGGTCGGGACGAAGGCGCAGGACGCGGTGGGCGGTGGCGGTGGCGGTGCCCCCGGGGGTACGTCGCCCGAGGGCGCCGCAGCTACGAAGTAG
- a CDS encoding SDR family oxidoreductase: MSQPLLVTGAGGQLGRRVLELLLAKGAGPLIATTRDPAKLADLSARGVEVRHADFDDPASLQEAFAGAGRLLLISTDALDRPGRRIEQHRRALDAAVKAGVKHIVYTSLTNPGPGSPVTFAPDHQGTEDAIAQSGLGYTVLRNNLYADLLPSALARAAATGQLLAATGEGATGYVTREDCARAAAAALASDFAGQRTLDVTGPTTITHRELARLAADLTGKPVDYVIIPLSALENGLQQAGLPPTLAAAYASFDEAIARGSLNVTTRAVEDLTGQPAEDVRTYLSRHRAALLPPAAP; this comes from the coding sequence ATGTCTCAGCCTCTCCTGGTCACGGGCGCCGGCGGTCAGCTCGGTCGCCGCGTCCTCGAACTCCTGCTCGCGAAGGGCGCCGGCCCGCTCATCGCGACGACACGTGATCCGGCCAAGCTCGCCGACCTGAGCGCTCGTGGCGTCGAAGTCCGCCACGCCGACTTCGACGATCCGGCGTCTCTGCAGGAGGCTTTCGCTGGAGCCGGGCGCCTGCTGCTCATCAGCACCGACGCCCTCGATCGGCCAGGTCGTCGTATCGAGCAGCACCGTCGTGCCCTCGACGCCGCCGTGAAGGCCGGGGTGAAGCACATCGTCTACACGTCCCTGACCAACCCGGGGCCAGGGTCCCCCGTCACCTTCGCGCCGGATCATCAGGGCACGGAAGACGCCATCGCGCAGAGCGGCCTGGGATACACCGTCCTGCGCAACAACCTCTACGCCGACCTCCTCCCTTCTGCCCTCGCCCGCGCCGCCGCGACCGGCCAGCTCCTCGCGGCCACGGGCGAAGGAGCGACCGGCTATGTCACCCGCGAAGACTGCGCCCGCGCCGCCGCCGCCGCCCTCGCCTCCGATTTCGCGGGCCAGCGCACCCTCGACGTCACCGGTCCGACGACGATCACACACCGCGAGCTCGCCAGGCTCGCCGCCGACCTCACCGGGAAACCCGTCGACTACGTGATCATCCCCCTGAGCGCGCTCGAAAACGGCCTCCAGCAGGCTGGCCTCCCCCCCACCCTCGCCGCCGCCTACGCCTCCTTCGACGAGGCGATCGCCCGGGGGTCGCTGAACGTCACCACCAGGGCCGTCGAAGATCTCACCGGCCAGCCCGCCGAAGACGTGCGCACCTACCTCTCCCGCCACCGCGCCGCCCTCCTCCCTCCCGCGGCGCCCTGA
- a CDS encoding LysR family transcriptional regulator — MGTIDLNHLSVFAAVAETASFTEAARRLGVPKSTVSRAIASLEAALGVRVLQRTTRTVALTTAGQALVSRLASPLQALTEAIAGIPELADEPSGSLRLTATADFGAEVLAEIMAGFCRRYPRISVAMHLSPRPVDLVKEGFDAAFRILGKKPRDSGLIARKVGELSLQFYASPEYLRVRGTPKALEDLSGHDGVMIVGTSPFAPDEEALMRARLQVRLTADDGFFAREALRHGMGIGLLPSFLAQQDVLAGKLVRVLPRWAAPTGGVFLVRPSGQHLPRKLLALRDHVVEALGRRFSLSGGEG; from the coding sequence ATGGGAACAATTGATCTGAACCACCTCTCGGTCTTTGCGGCCGTGGCAGAGACGGCGAGCTTCACGGAGGCGGCGCGACGCCTGGGGGTACCCAAGTCCACGGTCAGCCGTGCGATCGCCTCGCTGGAGGCCGCGCTCGGCGTACGGGTCCTGCAGCGGACGACGCGAACGGTCGCGCTGACCACGGCAGGGCAGGCGCTCGTCAGCCGTCTGGCGTCGCCCCTCCAGGCGCTGACGGAGGCCATCGCGGGCATCCCGGAACTCGCCGACGAGCCCTCGGGATCGCTGCGCCTGACGGCGACCGCCGACTTCGGCGCCGAGGTGCTCGCGGAGATCATGGCCGGCTTCTGTCGCCGCTACCCCCGCATCTCGGTGGCGATGCACCTGTCGCCTCGCCCCGTGGACCTGGTGAAAGAAGGCTTCGACGCCGCGTTTCGCATCCTGGGCAAGAAGCCGCGCGACTCGGGACTGATCGCGCGCAAGGTGGGAGAGCTCAGCCTCCAGTTCTACGCCTCGCCGGAGTACCTGCGGGTTCGGGGCACACCGAAGGCACTGGAGGATCTCTCCGGGCACGACGGGGTGATGATCGTCGGCACGAGCCCCTTCGCTCCCGACGAGGAGGCCTTGATGCGCGCCAGGCTACAGGTTCGCTTGACCGCGGACGACGGCTTCTTCGCGCGAGAGGCGCTTCGCCACGGCATGGGCATCGGGCTGCTCCCGTCATTTCTTGCGCAGCAGGACGTTCTCGCGGGGAAGCTCGTGCGGGTGCTCCCGCGGTGGGCGGCACCTACAGGGGGTGTATTTCTCGTACGCCCGAGTGGACAGCACCTGCCCAGGAAACTCTTGGCCTTGCGTGATCACGTCGTGGAGGCACTGGGCAGGCGCTTCTCACTATCGGGCGGAGAGGGATGA